Proteins co-encoded in one Eschrichtius robustus isolate mEscRob2 chromosome 8, mEscRob2.pri, whole genome shotgun sequence genomic window:
- the ASB15 gene encoding ankyrin repeat and SOCS box protein 15: MDANDDSDEDYLTSYDVQLSIQESTEASKTVFYPERFVPLSDQTRKLVEAIKQGCILELQEYVKYKYALDEADEKGWFPLHEAVVQPIRQILEVVLDASYKTLWEFKTSDGETPLTLAVKAGLVENVRTLLEKGVWPNTKNDKGETPLLLAVKKGSYDMVSVLLQHHTSLDQPCVKQWSAMHEAAKQGRKDIIALLLNHRGNVHLRDRFGVTPLGVAAEYGHCDVLEHLIHKGGDVLALADDGASVLFEAAGGGNPDCVSLLLEYGGSGNIPNRAGHLPIHRAAYEGHYLALKYLIPVTSKHAIQKSGLTPIHSATDGQNAQCLELLIENGFDVNTLLADHISKSYDDERKTALYFAVCNNDIHCIEVLLAAGADPNLDPLNCLLVAVRANNHEIVRLLLAHGADVNCYFRHVNDTHFPSAIQYALNDEVMLRLLLNNGYQAEMCFDCMHGDIFGNSTVWSEIEEEVLPRWMSCVVKDNPFCEFITVPWMKHLVGSVIRVLMDYMDYIPLCVKLKSALEVQREWPEIRQILENPCSLKHLCRLRIRRLMGLQRLCQAASMEKLSLPPTIQRYILFKEYDLYGQELKLP; the protein is encoded by the exons ATGGATGCTAATGATGACTCTGATGAAGATTATCTTACAAGTTATGATGTACAGCTCAGTATTCAAGAATCCACTGAAGCCAGCAAGACTGTGTTTTATCCTGAAAG atTTGTACCACTAAGTGATCAAACGAGAAAGCTGGTGGAGGCCATAAAGCAAG GTTGCATTCTTGAGCTCCAGGAGTATGTGAAATATAAATATGCATTGGATGAAGCTGATGAAAAAGGATGGTTTCCATTGCATGAAGCTGTTGTTCAACCCATTCGACAAATACTTGAGGTTGTCCTGGATG CATCCTATAAGACGCTCTGGGAGTTCAAGACCTCTGATGGAGAAACACCCTTGACTTTGGCAgtcaaagctggtctggtggaaAATGTAAGAACCTTACTAGAGAAAGGAGTGTGGCCAAACACCAAAAATGACAAAGGAGAGACACCCCTTCTGCTTG CTGTAAAAAAGGGCTCCTATGACATGGTGTCTGTCCTGCTTCAACACCACACCAGCCTTGACCAGCCCTGTGTCAAGCAATGGTCAGCAATGCATGAAGCAGCCAAACAAGGCCGCAAAGATATAATAGCTCTACTACTAAACCACAGAGGCAATGTCCACCTAAGAGACAGATTTGGAGTCACCCCGTTAGGTGTTGCGGCCGAGTATGGTCACTGTGATGTGTTGGAACACCTGATCCACAAAG GAGGGGATGTGCTTGCTTTGGCGGATGACGGCGCATCAGTGTTGTTTGAGGCAGCAGGAGGGGGCAACCCTGACTGCGTCTCCCTCCTGCTGGAATATGGAGGAAGTGGAAACATACCTAACAGagcagggcatcttcctatacacCGAGCTGCCTACGAGGGACATTATCT tGCACTGAAATATCTTATTCCAGTAACATCCAAACATGCAATCCAGAAAAGTGGGCTAACACCAATTCACTCAGCAACAGATGGACAAAATGCACAGTGTCTAGAACTGCTTATTGAAAATGGCTTTGATGTCAATACGCTGCTTGCTGACCACATTTCCAAGAGCTATGATGATGAACGGAAGACTGCCCTCTATTTCGCCGTTTGCAATAATGATATCCACTGCATAGAAGTCCTCCTGGCTGCAGGTGCAGACCCAAACTTAGATCCCCTCAACTGTCTTCTTGTGGCAGTGAGGGCCAACAATCATGAAATTGTCAGGCTGCTTCTCGCCCATGGAGCTGATGTCAATTGTTATTTCAGGCATGTGAATGACACTCATTTCCCCAGTGCCATTCAGTATGCCCTAAATGACGAGGTAATGCTCAGGCTGTTGCTGAATAACGGCTATCAAGCGGAGATGTGCTTTGACTGCATGCACGGGGACATCTTTGGAAATTCGACTGTATGGTCAGAGATAGAGGAAGAGGTACTGCCGAGATGGATGTCTTGTGTCGTAAAAGATAACCCG TTCTGTGAGTTTATTACAGTTCCTTGGATGAAACACTTGGTAGGCAGCGTTATTCGTGTATTAATGGATTACATGGATTATATCCCTCTGTGTGTTAAACTGAAATCTGCACTAGAAGTACAGAGAGAATGGCCAGAAATCCGTCAAATACTAG AGAATCCCTGCTCCTTAAAGCATTTATGTAGGTTAAGAATTCGAAGACTTATGGGACTCCAGcgactctgccaggcagcctCAATGGAGAAGCTCTCTCTGCCACCAACTATTCAAAGATACATATTATTTAAAGAGTATGATCTCTATGGACAAGAGCTAAAATtgccataa